The Archocentrus centrarchus isolate MPI-CPG fArcCen1 chromosome 12, fArcCen1, whole genome shotgun sequence genome includes a window with the following:
- the mphosph9 gene encoding M-phase phosphoprotein 9 isoform X2: protein MSTDDSISEDVSSSGALSHCHVSPDGDVGKESENSLVSSEGTSASGLAVSEGRHTTSQTTGGTVECRPMDITPACNKIRSLCLSTDEAFEQGKTLPFINPSSLETLRALVQEIQSSGETDPEIWKDCEGRWLHLFQLVEKQYQEQILAQQEQYQCQIQLIQDEIKALVQLQNRQASVQSHAEFSPTPVSKTTTNMKDYIFPPVSSECTVPKNVSSDNDSLAAPVHTPFSSPSPPLPRSETANQREERAATMLSSGYGTLSTWESGLEPAGSPGEDEDVGQRSEKHHWSTIFQKDTETTVTGCQQDYSNERTLGVNDPLVYQQKTSGTSQQLTSWAQRQKLRPKKSKAGQASSQMPEYQEQPRSPRESHSQNTLESTDSQDQHQPAGPSSSSFPLRRSDSLMSEASGLTYWRLNECELYRPLPESFDSGAYLLLQEASMSLTPGSQEPQLSLREIYQNKQRADCKRSDWEASVTSVPLSPQMLTLDPTANMRQSDRTSGFTSPSHFSSPSFANQPNLYPRVGTPITPDSMVECSPNPGDTDCISDTSSVSAPSKVQSPWGNRSQAFLSTSQDKAQPSHTDSHQRRASAPLASEEEVSHTHTSTLKPCSASGASLRHGVSPHMERASSLEDPVVVSLLRQNLREKHSRHVADLKAYYESEIQILRDKLKLRDLPQDLEKSNHALTERCIHLEEALAEATRRIQELEATNSSLEKKLAEWPERYAVAGATVKSLQQRLEESKRSAKEKDTLTARLKARVRQLEEAAQKACREADEKEARREREYKMLQDLLGEYDSLMKEHEGVKNNLVSAENKLVDANDQISELKRAISKLESQVKQLEHENQARARHASHSNIQPSGAGLFHHPDLLLSPSKGKAEPDVTHRKSSPPRSDQLNNGRKPNQSTIPKRTPYPFNDYSSGTGSSVDTSSAAGSWRCASPPECEQPVLQVRHQEQSAGQWEAGRRDGSCSLTPMMRALIELEETKATDTRAPCKNSSTNHRVSNQRTTVGFVERRHKEPIQERAGLLQADKELVKPRGLVAGAEQGGLKSRSGAERASAILRAQRSLSPEGHRSSSLPPPAHRSIPTSTPTKRETLLMPLSAKSSPKRSPSENYSTAFGHLMPREEYLLQRPDGQVDKRRHSFHSSSPRKRLQFISAGREDDHQRPESSGGVNPQDDHSRLGWEEQGVCSGPDLQDFCEDSASLHRIQSLAEAEKLFDELTQEKLQIEAALSRMPVAGGRVSLQTRLDEVALENRLERLNRELGSIRMTLKRFHVLRSSANI, encoded by the exons ATGTCCACAGATGACAGTATATCAGAGGATGTGTCCAGCTCAGGGGCTTTGAGCCATTGCCATGTCAGTCCTGATGGGGATGTGGGGAAGGAGAGCGAGAACTCTCTGGTGTCTTCTGAGGGGACGTCAGCCTCAGGACTGGCTGTCTCTGAGGGGAGACACACGACCTCCCAAACAACAGGAGGCACTGTGGAGTGCAGGCCCATGGACATCACACCAGCATGCAACAAGATCAG GAGTCTATGTCTGAGCACAGATGAAGCCTTTGAACAAGGGAAGACCCTCCCATTCATCAATCCCAGCTCCTTGGAGACTCTTAGGGCCCTGGTGCAGGAGATCCAGAGCAGTGGCGAAACAGACCCTGAGATCTGGAAGGACTGTGAG GGTCGATGGCTGCATCTGTTTCAGCTGGTTGAGAAGCAATACCAAGAGCAAATACTTGCTCAGCAAGAACAATACCAGTGCCAAATACAG TTGATTCAGGATGAAATTAAGGCCCTGGTTCAGCTCCAAAACCGCCAGGCTAGTGTCCAGTCACACGCAGAGTTCTCCCCAACTCCTGTGAGCAAAACTACCACAAACATGAAGGACTATATTTTCCCCCCGGTCTCTAGTGAATGTACAGTCCCCAAAAATGTGTCCAGTGACAATGACAGTCTGGCAGCCCCTGTCCATACTCCTTTTAGCTCCCCATCACCTCCGCTCCCCAGGTCCGAGACCGCCAACCAGCGAGAGGAGCGTGCAGCCACAATGCTCAGCAGTGGATATGGGACTTTGTCTACTTGGGAGTCAGGTCTGGAACCTGCGGGTTCACCAGGGGAAGATGAGGATGTTGGTCAAAGAAGTGAGAAGCATCACTGGTCCACTATCTTCCAGAAAGATACAGAGACAACTGTCACTGGTTGCCAGCAGGATTATTCCAATGAGAGGACTCTCGGAGTGAATGACCCACTAGTGTATCAGCAGAAAACCTCTGG CACCAGCCAGCAGTTAACCTCTTGGGCCCAGCGGCAGAAACTCAGGCCCAAGAAGAGCAAAGCAGGACAAGCATCATCCCAAATGCCTGAGTACCAGGAGCAGCCTCGCAGCCCCAGAGAATCCCATAGTCAAAACACTCTGGAGAGCACAGATTCCCAGGACCAG CATCAGCCAGCTGGGCCGTCTTCCAGCTCTTTTCCCCTGAGGAGGAGTGATAGCCTGATGTCTGAAGCCTCAG gcCTCACTTATTGGCGTCTGAATGAGTGTGAGCTCTATCGCCCCCTACCAGAAAGCTTTGACAGTGGCGCTTATCTCCTTCTGCAAGAGGCATCCATGAGTCTT ACTCCCGGGAGTCAGGAACCCCAGCTGTCTCTCAGAGAGATCTATCAGAACAAGCAAAGAGCAGATTGTAAACGTTCAGACTGGGAAGCCTCTGTTACTTCTGTTCCTTTGTCACCGCAG ATGTTGACTCTGGACCCAACAGCTAACATGCGGCAATCAGATCGTACCTCTGGCTTCACTTCACCCTCTCACTTCAGCAGCCCCTCGTTCGCCAATCAGCCCAACCTCTACCCCAGAGTCGGGACCCCTATAACCCCTGACAGCATGGTGGAGTGCAGCCCCAACCCTGGAGATACAGACTGCATCTCTGATACCTCCAGTGTTTCTGCCCCATCTAAAGTGCAAAGTCCATGGGGAAATAGATCCCAAGCATTCCTGTCTACCTCCCAGGATAAGGCTCAGCCCTCCCACACAGACAGCCATCAGCGTAGAGCCAGTGCCCCCTTAGCCAGCGAGGAGGAGGTTAGTCACACCCACACCAGCACCCTGAAGCCTTGTTCAGCCTCTGGTGCTTCTCTGCGGCATGGAGTCAGTCCACACATGGAAAGAGCATCATCCCTAGAGGATCCCGTGGTCGTCTCTCT ACTAAGGCAGAACCTGAGAGAGAAGCACTCTCGGCATGTGGCCGACTTGAAAGCATATTATGAATCTGAGATCCAAATCCTGCGAGACAAACTCAAGCTCAGAGATCTGCCCCAGGATTTAGAGAAGAGCAACCATGCTCTCACAGAAAG atgCATACATCTAGAAGAGGCTCTGGCCGAGGCCACGAGGCGTATTCAAGAATTAGAGGCAACAAACAGCTCACTGGAGAAAAAGCTG gCTGAATGGCCAGAGCGCTATGCTGTAGCAGGCGCCACTGTGAAATCTTTGCAGCAACGGCTGGAAGAAAGCAAACGTTCGGCCAAAGAGAAGGACACCCTGACGGCACGCTTGAAGGCCCGTGTACGGCAGCTGGAGGAGGCGGCACAGAAAGCCTGCAGGGAAGCCGATGAGAAAGAGgccaggagggagagagagtacAAGATGCTGCAGGAT CTGCTCGGCGAGTATGATTCCCTGATGAAGGAGCATGAGGGAGTGAAG AACAACTTGGTGTCAGCAGAGAATAAGCTTGTCGATGCCAACGATCAGATATCTGAAttaaagag AGCGATCTCTAAGCTGGAGTCTCAGGTGAAGCAGTTGGAGCATGAGAACCAGGCCAGGGCCCGTCATGCTTCCCACAGCAACATACAACCTTCTGGGGCTGg TCTGTTCCACCATCCGGACCTGCTGCTGTCACCCAGTAAAGGCAAAGCAGAGCCTGATGTTACCCACAGAAAGTCATCTCCTCCTCGGTCTGACCAGCTAAACAATGGTAGAAAACCTAATCAGTCAACAATCCCCAAAAGGACACCGTATCCATTTAACGATTATTCATCAGGAACTGGAAGCTCTGTGGACACCTCTTCAGCTGCTGGGAGCTGGAG GTGTGCATCTCCGCCAGAATGTGAACAGCCTGTTCTTCAGGTCAGACACCAGGAGCAAAGTGCTGGCCAGTGGGAAGCTGGTCGCAGAGACGGGTCCTGTTCCCTGACACCCATGATGAGGGCCCTGATAGAGCTGGAGGAGACCAAAGCCACAGATACTCGGGCTCCCTGTAAGAACAGCTCCACCAACCATA gGGTCAGCAACCAGAGAACCACTGTTGGGTTTGTGGAGCGGAGACACAAAGAGCCAATTCAAGAGCGAGCTGGGCTTCTTCAGGCAGATAAGGAGTTGGTTAAACCTCGAGGACTGGTAGCTGGAGCTGAGCAAGGTGGACTGAAAAGTCGCAGTGGAGCAGAACGAGCTTCTGCTATCCTAAGAGCTCAGAGGAGTCTTTCTCCAGAGGGCCACAGATCCTCCTCACTGCCCCCTCCAGCACACCGAAGCATACCCACATCTACACCTA CAAAGAGGGAAACATTACTCATGCCCCTGTCTGCCAAGTCTAGCCCTAAACGCAGCCCCAGTGAGAACTACTCCACTGCTTTTGGTCACCTGATGCCAAGAGAGGAATACCTTCTCCAAAG GCCTGATGGACAAGTTGACAAGAGACGTCACTCATTCCACAGCAGTAGTCCCAGGAAGAGACTCCAGTTTATATCAGCAGGCAGAGAAGATG ACCATCAGCGGCCAGAGTCCTCTGGTGGCGTAAATCCACAGGATGACCACTCCCGGCTGGGCTGGGAGGAGCAGGGAGTCTGTAGTGGACCTGACCTGCAGGACTTCTGCGAGGACTCGGCCTCTCTGCACAGAATCCAGTCACTGGCTGAGGCTGAGAAACTGTTTGACGAGCTGACGCAGGAGAAACTGCAG ATTGAGGCAGCTTTGAGCCGGATGCCTGTCGCAGGCGGCAGAGTGAGTCTACAGACCAGGTTAGACGAG GTGGCCTTAGAGAATCGTTTGGAGAGGCTGAACCGTGAGCTGGGATCCATCCGAATGACCCTGAAGAGATTCCACGTCCTCCGTTCCTCGGCCAACATATAG
- the mphosph9 gene encoding M-phase phosphoprotein 9 isoform X4 — protein sequence MSTDDSISEDVSSSGALSHCHVSPDGDVGKESENSLVSSEGTSASGLAVSEGRHTTSQTTGGTVECRPMDITPACNKIRSLCLSTDEAFEQGKTLPFINPSSLETLRALVQEIQSSGETDPEIWKDCEGRWLHLFQLVEKQYQEQILAQQEQYQCQIQLIQDEIKALVQLQNRQASVQSHAEFSPTPVSKTTTNMKDYIFPPVSSECTVPKNVSSDNDSLAAPVHTPFSSPSPPLPRSETANQREERAATMLSSGYGTLSTWESGLEPAGSPGEDEDVGQRSEKHHWSTIFQKDTETTVTGCQQDYSNERTLGVNDPLVYQQKTSGTSQQLTSWAQRQKLRPKKSKAGQASSQMPEYQEQPRSPRESHSQNTLESTDSQDQHQPAGPSSSSFPLRRSDSLMSEASGLTYWRLNECELYRPLPESFDSGAYLLLQEASMSLTPGSQEPQLSLREIYQNKQRADCKRSDWEASVTSVPLSPQMLTLDPTANMRQSDRTSGFTSPSHFSSPSFANQPNLYPRVGTPITPDSMVECSPNPGDTDCISDTSSVSAPSKVQSPWGNRSQAFLSTSQDKAQPSHTDSHQRRASAPLASEEEVSHTHTSTLKPCSASGASLRHGVSPHMERASSLEDPVVVSLLRQNLREKHSRHVADLKAYYESEIQILRDKLKLRDLPQDLEKSNHALTERCIHLEEALAEATRRIQELEATNSSLEKKLAEWPERYAVAGATVKSLQQRLEESKRSAKEKDTLTARLKARVRQLEEAAQKACREADEKEARREREYKMLQDLLGEYDSLMKEHEGVKNNLVSAENKLVDANDQISELKRAISKLESQVKQLEHENQARARHASHSNIQPSGAGLFHHPDLLLSPSKGKAEPDVTHRKSSPPRSDQLNNGRKPNQSTIPKRTPYPFNDYSSGTGSSVDTSSAAGSWRCASPPECEQPVLQVRHQEQSAGQWEAGRRDGSCSLTPMMRALIELEETKATDTRAPWVSNQRTTVGFVERRHKEPIQERAGLLQADKELVKPRGLVAGAEQGGLKSRSGAERASAILRAQRSLSPEGHRSSSLPPPAHRSIPTSTPTKRETLLMPLSAKSSPKRSPSENYSTAFGHLMPREEYLLQRPDGQVDKRRHSFHSSSPRKRLQFISAGREDDHQRPESSGGVNPQDDHSRLGWEEQGVCSGPDLQDFCEDSASLHRIQSLAEAEKLFDELTQEKLQIEAALSRMPVAGGRVSLQTRLDEVALENRLERLNRELGSIRMTLKRFHVLRSSANI from the exons ATGTCCACAGATGACAGTATATCAGAGGATGTGTCCAGCTCAGGGGCTTTGAGCCATTGCCATGTCAGTCCTGATGGGGATGTGGGGAAGGAGAGCGAGAACTCTCTGGTGTCTTCTGAGGGGACGTCAGCCTCAGGACTGGCTGTCTCTGAGGGGAGACACACGACCTCCCAAACAACAGGAGGCACTGTGGAGTGCAGGCCCATGGACATCACACCAGCATGCAACAAGATCAG GAGTCTATGTCTGAGCACAGATGAAGCCTTTGAACAAGGGAAGACCCTCCCATTCATCAATCCCAGCTCCTTGGAGACTCTTAGGGCCCTGGTGCAGGAGATCCAGAGCAGTGGCGAAACAGACCCTGAGATCTGGAAGGACTGTGAG GGTCGATGGCTGCATCTGTTTCAGCTGGTTGAGAAGCAATACCAAGAGCAAATACTTGCTCAGCAAGAACAATACCAGTGCCAAATACAG TTGATTCAGGATGAAATTAAGGCCCTGGTTCAGCTCCAAAACCGCCAGGCTAGTGTCCAGTCACACGCAGAGTTCTCCCCAACTCCTGTGAGCAAAACTACCACAAACATGAAGGACTATATTTTCCCCCCGGTCTCTAGTGAATGTACAGTCCCCAAAAATGTGTCCAGTGACAATGACAGTCTGGCAGCCCCTGTCCATACTCCTTTTAGCTCCCCATCACCTCCGCTCCCCAGGTCCGAGACCGCCAACCAGCGAGAGGAGCGTGCAGCCACAATGCTCAGCAGTGGATATGGGACTTTGTCTACTTGGGAGTCAGGTCTGGAACCTGCGGGTTCACCAGGGGAAGATGAGGATGTTGGTCAAAGAAGTGAGAAGCATCACTGGTCCACTATCTTCCAGAAAGATACAGAGACAACTGTCACTGGTTGCCAGCAGGATTATTCCAATGAGAGGACTCTCGGAGTGAATGACCCACTAGTGTATCAGCAGAAAACCTCTGG CACCAGCCAGCAGTTAACCTCTTGGGCCCAGCGGCAGAAACTCAGGCCCAAGAAGAGCAAAGCAGGACAAGCATCATCCCAAATGCCTGAGTACCAGGAGCAGCCTCGCAGCCCCAGAGAATCCCATAGTCAAAACACTCTGGAGAGCACAGATTCCCAGGACCAG CATCAGCCAGCTGGGCCGTCTTCCAGCTCTTTTCCCCTGAGGAGGAGTGATAGCCTGATGTCTGAAGCCTCAG gcCTCACTTATTGGCGTCTGAATGAGTGTGAGCTCTATCGCCCCCTACCAGAAAGCTTTGACAGTGGCGCTTATCTCCTTCTGCAAGAGGCATCCATGAGTCTT ACTCCCGGGAGTCAGGAACCCCAGCTGTCTCTCAGAGAGATCTATCAGAACAAGCAAAGAGCAGATTGTAAACGTTCAGACTGGGAAGCCTCTGTTACTTCTGTTCCTTTGTCACCGCAG ATGTTGACTCTGGACCCAACAGCTAACATGCGGCAATCAGATCGTACCTCTGGCTTCACTTCACCCTCTCACTTCAGCAGCCCCTCGTTCGCCAATCAGCCCAACCTCTACCCCAGAGTCGGGACCCCTATAACCCCTGACAGCATGGTGGAGTGCAGCCCCAACCCTGGAGATACAGACTGCATCTCTGATACCTCCAGTGTTTCTGCCCCATCTAAAGTGCAAAGTCCATGGGGAAATAGATCCCAAGCATTCCTGTCTACCTCCCAGGATAAGGCTCAGCCCTCCCACACAGACAGCCATCAGCGTAGAGCCAGTGCCCCCTTAGCCAGCGAGGAGGAGGTTAGTCACACCCACACCAGCACCCTGAAGCCTTGTTCAGCCTCTGGTGCTTCTCTGCGGCATGGAGTCAGTCCACACATGGAAAGAGCATCATCCCTAGAGGATCCCGTGGTCGTCTCTCT ACTAAGGCAGAACCTGAGAGAGAAGCACTCTCGGCATGTGGCCGACTTGAAAGCATATTATGAATCTGAGATCCAAATCCTGCGAGACAAACTCAAGCTCAGAGATCTGCCCCAGGATTTAGAGAAGAGCAACCATGCTCTCACAGAAAG atgCATACATCTAGAAGAGGCTCTGGCCGAGGCCACGAGGCGTATTCAAGAATTAGAGGCAACAAACAGCTCACTGGAGAAAAAGCTG gCTGAATGGCCAGAGCGCTATGCTGTAGCAGGCGCCACTGTGAAATCTTTGCAGCAACGGCTGGAAGAAAGCAAACGTTCGGCCAAAGAGAAGGACACCCTGACGGCACGCTTGAAGGCCCGTGTACGGCAGCTGGAGGAGGCGGCACAGAAAGCCTGCAGGGAAGCCGATGAGAAAGAGgccaggagggagagagagtacAAGATGCTGCAGGAT CTGCTCGGCGAGTATGATTCCCTGATGAAGGAGCATGAGGGAGTGAAG AACAACTTGGTGTCAGCAGAGAATAAGCTTGTCGATGCCAACGATCAGATATCTGAAttaaagag AGCGATCTCTAAGCTGGAGTCTCAGGTGAAGCAGTTGGAGCATGAGAACCAGGCCAGGGCCCGTCATGCTTCCCACAGCAACATACAACCTTCTGGGGCTGg TCTGTTCCACCATCCGGACCTGCTGCTGTCACCCAGTAAAGGCAAAGCAGAGCCTGATGTTACCCACAGAAAGTCATCTCCTCCTCGGTCTGACCAGCTAAACAATGGTAGAAAACCTAATCAGTCAACAATCCCCAAAAGGACACCGTATCCATTTAACGATTATTCATCAGGAACTGGAAGCTCTGTGGACACCTCTTCAGCTGCTGGGAGCTGGAG GTGTGCATCTCCGCCAGAATGTGAACAGCCTGTTCTTCAGGTCAGACACCAGGAGCAAAGTGCTGGCCAGTGGGAAGCTGGTCGCAGAGACGGGTCCTGTTCCCTGACACCCATGATGAGGGCCCTGATAGAGCTGGAGGAGACCAAAGCCACAGATACTCGGGCTCCCT gGGTCAGCAACCAGAGAACCACTGTTGGGTTTGTGGAGCGGAGACACAAAGAGCCAATTCAAGAGCGAGCTGGGCTTCTTCAGGCAGATAAGGAGTTGGTTAAACCTCGAGGACTGGTAGCTGGAGCTGAGCAAGGTGGACTGAAAAGTCGCAGTGGAGCAGAACGAGCTTCTGCTATCCTAAGAGCTCAGAGGAGTCTTTCTCCAGAGGGCCACAGATCCTCCTCACTGCCCCCTCCAGCACACCGAAGCATACCCACATCTACACCTA CAAAGAGGGAAACATTACTCATGCCCCTGTCTGCCAAGTCTAGCCCTAAACGCAGCCCCAGTGAGAACTACTCCACTGCTTTTGGTCACCTGATGCCAAGAGAGGAATACCTTCTCCAAAG GCCTGATGGACAAGTTGACAAGAGACGTCACTCATTCCACAGCAGTAGTCCCAGGAAGAGACTCCAGTTTATATCAGCAGGCAGAGAAGATG ACCATCAGCGGCCAGAGTCCTCTGGTGGCGTAAATCCACAGGATGACCACTCCCGGCTGGGCTGGGAGGAGCAGGGAGTCTGTAGTGGACCTGACCTGCAGGACTTCTGCGAGGACTCGGCCTCTCTGCACAGAATCCAGTCACTGGCTGAGGCTGAGAAACTGTTTGACGAGCTGACGCAGGAGAAACTGCAG ATTGAGGCAGCTTTGAGCCGGATGCCTGTCGCAGGCGGCAGAGTGAGTCTACAGACCAGGTTAGACGAG GTGGCCTTAGAGAATCGTTTGGAGAGGCTGAACCGTGAGCTGGGATCCATCCGAATGACCCTGAAGAGATTCCACGTCCTCCGTTCCTCGGCCAACATATAG